TGAGAAGTTCGCGCTCGTACGCTCGAAGATCCCGTACGCCGCGATGGTCACCGATGTCATCGTCGGCTTCTGCGGTGAGACCGATGCGGAGTTCCGCAACACGTACGATTTGCTCGAACGGCTGCGCTTCGACAAGGTGCACGTAGCCGCCTACTCGCCGCGACCGGGGACGATCGCGCATCGGAAGATGGCCGACGACGTCCCTTCCGACGTCAAGCAGCAGCGCCTGCACGCCATCGAACAGCTCGAGACGCGCATCTCGTTCGAGATCAACTCGGCGCTGCTTGACAGCGAACAGGAAGTGCTCGTCGAAAGCCGCCGAGATGGACGTTGGAGCGGTCGTAACCGGCTCGGCAAGCTGGTACACTTCGATGGCGATGCGCACATCGGCGATCTGGCTCGCGTGCGCATCGATCGGGCGACTGCCTGGTCATTGCAGGGAACAGCGCTCCCCGCGCCAATAACTGCCTAACAGATGTTCGCTTCATACGAGATCATCGTGTTGCCGCTGCTGACGGGCATCGGCGTTTTCGCGCTCGTTGGTCTGATCTGGAATCTGACCGAAGGGTTCTTCGAGCAACGCAAGGATCAGCGATAGCCCCGGTGGTTCGCCCCGAAGATACCAGCACGCCGCTCGTTGCGGTCGTCGTCGTCATCCTCACCGTCGTGGAGGATGACCTGTGTGTGCTGCTCATTCGTCGCAGCGGGGAGCCATTCCGCGAATTCTGGGCGCTGCCCGGCGGTTTCCTCGCGGAAGGCGAATCGCTCGATGCGGCGGCGGCCCGCAAGCTCTTCGACGAGACCGGCGTGCGCGATGTCTACCTGGAGCAGCTCTTCACGTTCGGCGAACTCTCCCGCGGCGATGACGCCCGGCGCGGCGTCGCGGTGGCGTACTTCGCGCTCGTGCAGCACGGGCAGGTGCGGCTGCGCCAGACGGAGGCATGGCAACCGGCGTGGCACAACGCGCACGCATTGCCGCGACTGGCGTTCGACAACAATATCGTCGTCGACTACGCGATCCGGCGGCTGCGCTCCAAGCTCGAATACACGAACGTCGCATATAGCCTGCTGGCGAAGCAATTCACGCTCAGCGAACTGCAGCAGGTGTACCAGGCGATCCTCGACCGCGAGTTGGACAAACGAAACTTCCGCCGGCGCATGCTGTCGCTCGGCATCATCAAGCCCGCCGGCGGCACCCGCATGGAAGGCGCCCACCGCCCCGCGCAGCTTTACACCTTCGTCCGCCGCGAACCGATGACGGTGTAGGTTGATCGTCAGTCGTCAGTGTTCAGTTGTCAGTTGTCAGTTGTGACTGAAGCATCAGGCAGGGGAGAAGCTTTCCCAGGCGACCTTATTCAACAATGAACAGCCGGATGACCACGGGAGAACGATGAACAGCACGTTCACATGTCGTGATTGCGGGAATCAGTTCACGCTCGCGGCGAGTGTATCCGCTCGATATCCCAACTGGACGCCGGCGCAATGCATGTCCTGCCGCAAGGGACCTCGTTCGGCGCCGCGAACCACGGAGGCGGCGCTGACGGCATACACCGCCGGGCCGCAGGATGGCATCTTCACGGACGGCGGCTGCGATCCGAATCCCGGCCCAGGCGGTTGGGGCGCGGTTAAGGTGATAGACGGCGAGATCACGGACGAACGACATGGGCACGCGCCGAACACGACGAACAATCAGATGGAGCTTCGCGCGCTCATCGAAGCGTTCAAGATGGCCGGCCCGGATGAGGAGATAGCAGTCTACTCCGATAGCCAGTACTGCGTGAGCACGATCAACATCTGGGGCTGATGGCTGGGCGAAGAAGGGCTGGAAGAGGGGCAAGGGAGCGGGCGCCGTCAAGAACCTTGACCTCGTGCAGGAGTTGTACGAGCTCAAGCGCTCCCGTCCCCACGCGAGCGTGACCTGGGTGAAGGGGCACGGGGGCACGCGCTGGAACGAATACGCGGACGCGCTCGCCCAGAGATGGAAATCGTCCGCAGACGGCTCCTAACGCACACTCGACTCGCGCGCTAACCTAGCCCCATGCCAAACCTTGCCGTCAAGGGCGGGACACCCCTCCGCACGAAGCCGTGGCCTGCGTGGCCGCAGTTCGACCACCGCGAGACGGAGGAACTGACGCGCGTCGTCGAGAGCGGCAACTGGGGCGGCTTTCCTTCGCCGAACGCCGTCGGCGGCGAGTTCGCGCGCAAGTTCGCGGACTTTCACGGCGCGAAGCACGGCATCACCACGACAGGCGGCACGACGGCGCTCGAGATCGCGCTCCGGGCAGCCGGTCTCGAGCGCGGCGACGAGTTCCTTGTGCCCGCACTCACCTTCTACGCGACGGCGTTCGCGGGGCTGGTGCAGGGCTTCAAACCCGTGTTCGTCGATATCGAGTCCGATACGTGGTGCATCGACGTCACGCAGATCGAACGCCATATCACGCCGGACACGCGCGCGATCTTGCCGGTGCACCTGGGATCGCGCATGGCCGACATGGACGCTATCGGCGAGATCGCGCGCAAGCACGATCTGAAGGTGATCGAGGACTGCGCGCACATGCACGGCGGCTTCTGGCGCGGCAAGGGGGCAGGCACGCTTGGCGATGCCGGCGCATTCAGCTTCCAGTCATCGAAGCTGATGACGTGCGGCGAAGGCGGCATCATCATCACGAACGACGACGACATGGCAGCGCGATGCGCGGCGTACATGAATTCTGGCCGCGGCGACACCGCGGACCGCACGAACGCCGAAGGCACGATCCTCGGCTGGAACTATCGCATGACGGAGTTCCAGGCGGCGGTGCTGCTCGCACAGCTCGAGCGGCTCCCGCGCCAGATCGAGACGCGCAACCGCAACATCGAGCACTTCGAACGGCGCATCGCCGGGATCGAAGGCGTAAGCACCTTACCTCACGACGATCGCGTCACGGCGCGCTCCGGCTACGGCGTCGTGCTCCGTTACGACGCAGATGCGTGGGGCGGCGCATCGCGCAACCGTTTCGCGCGGGCGCTCTACGCTGAGGGCATGCGCATCGAGGCGGCGTTCTACGTGCCGGTGTACAAGTCTCCGCTCTTCGCATGGAAGGACGCGTCAATAGACGTTGATTACAGCGAGACCAGTTGTCCCATTGCGGAACGCGCCGCGTTCAAGCAGATGATCTGGCTGCCGCACGACATCTTCCTCGGCAGTGAGTCCGACATCGACGACCTCTGCAACGCGATCGAGAAGATCCGCACGCACATCGATGAGCTGGCGGACTGAAACGCGATGGCTGCGCAGATATCCGTCGCGATCGCAGAGGCGGACGACGGCTGGCTCGCGACCGTTACGGTGCGCGATGGTGAACGTGCGACGGAACACAGAGTCGCAGTCCGCCCGGAGACGTACGAGCTTCTGACCGGCGGGGCCGTCACGCCGAAAGAACTGGTGGTTGCATCATTCGCGTTTCTGCTGGAACACGAACCGCAGGACGCGATCCTGAAGCGCTTCGACCTGGCGGTGATCGGGCGCTACTTTCAAGCTACGAGCTCGATATGAAGCGACGCTTGGGAAGGGGATAACCGGCGTGGAGTACACCTACATGCACGTCGGCGAGATGCAGTGCTCGCGGACGACACTCCGCATCGCCGGGCGCTGACGCTCTCAACACGGGAAGAGGCGCGATCATGACGACCGCGCCTCTTCGTCATGGGGGCTGCGAAGTTACGGAGTGTCGTCCTCGTCGTCGAGCGGGTTGTCGACGTCCGGAACGTCGTCATCGTCGCCGTCAACGTCGTCATCGGCGCCGTTGTCGTCATCGCCCGGGTCGTCGCCGCCCTGCAGCGGCCCGTCATCGTCGTCCTCCGCCGCAACGTCGGCGATGTCCTCGCCGATCTGCGCCGTCACTTCCTGCTCGATGGCGGGGAAGATCGTCTTCACCTGGTCGTACGCTTGCTGGTCCTCGTCGTCGATGGCGTTGTCGAGCTCGTCGCAAAAGTCATCGACCTGTTCGTCGTCCGTGCCGTCCGCAAGCTCGTCGCAGTTGTCCTTGATCGTGCCGCGCACGTCATCGGACGCGCCGACGATGTCGGTCGTGCCGAGAAGCGCCGTGCGGAATTGCTGCAGGCTTCCCGCCAGATCGCGTGCCTCGTCCGCGTTCTCGTCATCGTCGTCGCCACACGCGCCGGCAAGCGCGACCAGTCCGGCGAGCGCGAGCGCCGTAACGAGCGACATCCATCTGTTCTTCCAACTCCAACTCATGGTGCAAAACACCTCCTTGCTCGCGAGCGTACGACTCGTGAGGAACGGCGACCGTCGCGAGATGACGGCCGGACATACCAGAACCATCGCGCGGACGCGCTTGATAGCCGCACGACATACCGTGCGCCGTCCCGCCGAGGACGTCTGCGAGCCGTTTGTTATCCTGCGGCGACGGAGGACAATCATGGACGATTGGCGAGCCAAGGAAGCGAAGTACTTCATGCGCGCGGGCAAGCGCATGGACCTGCTCGCCGTACGGGGCGAGGGCAGCTATCTCTACGATGAGACCGGCAAGCAATACTTGGACTTCTTCGGCGGTCCCGCGACGATCAGTCTCGGCCACTCGCACCCGGTCATCGTCAACGCGCTGATCGACCAGGCGCAGCAACTGATCCACGTGTCGAACCAGTTCTACTCCATCCCGCAACTCAGGCTCGCGGAGCTGCTGATCGAGCATTCGTGCTTCGACCGTGTGTACTTCATGAACAGCGGGGCCGAGGCCAACGAGGGGGCGCTGAAACTGGCGCGCAAGTGGGGCAAGGAGAAGAAGGCCGGCGCCTTCGAGTTCATCGTCACCGAAAACTCGTTTCACGGGCGCACGCTGCAGATGATCACAGCCGGCGGCACCGAGCGCTACAAGGCGCCATTCGCGCCCCTGCCCGAAGGATTCGTGCACGTGCCGTTCAACGACGTTGCGGCCGTCAAGCGCGCAACGTCATCGAAGACCGTGGCGGTGTTCATAGAGCCGATCCAGGGCGAGGGCGGCATCAACGTGCCCGATGACGACTACTTCAGGCAGCTTCGTGGCTGGTGTGACGACCAGGGCATCCTGCTGATCTTCGACGAGGTGCAGACGGGCTGCGGCCGCCTCGGCGAGTTGTTCGCGTACCAGGTGTACGGCGTCGAGCCGGACATCATGACGCTGGGCAAGGGCATCGGCGGGGGCGTGCCGCTCTCGGCGTTCCTCGCGAAGGAGCACGCGGCCGTCTTCACGCCCGGCGACCATGGCAGCACCTACGGCGGCGAACCGCTGACCACGCGCGTCGGCTACGAAGTGATGAACTACATCATCGAGAACGACGTCCCCGCGAAGGTGCGCCGCGACGGCGAGACCGTCGCACGTCGCCTCAACTCGCTCGTCGACCGCTGTCCGCACGTCACCGAGGCGCGGGGCAAGGGATTGATGTGGGCCGTGCAGTTTACGACCGACATCGGCGAAAGAGTGACGAATGCGGCGCTCGCGGCGGGGCTCATCGTGAACAACGTGCGTCCGAACGCCGTGCGCCTGGCGCCTCCGCTGACGATCGGCGAGGACGAATTGGAGCAGGGGCTCGCGATCCTCGAGCACATCATCGAAGCAGAGGCTCCGTCGCCGCCGAAGTGAGCCGTTCGGCAGCGGCACCCGGGGCGCGGCGGTCCAATTGTTGGGAATGTGCGGTTAAACGCACCCTGACCCCCTCCCCATAAGCATCTAACGTAGATGGTGCGCGTAGCACTACCACACTATTACACAATGGCACAGGCCAACGGAGATTAGTGGCATGAACGACCATCCTGCTATTGACACACGAGCATCTATGCCTGATGATCCACCACCAGAGGTTGGAGTAATGGCATCGCAGGAAGTCCGGCAAGCACGTACCGCTCTGGTCACTGAGCGCCGGGAACTAGCGGAGAAGATTCGACACATCGATCTGGCGATTCAGGCGCTTGACGGCGTGCTGGGTACCAGCTTCCGCACACGCACGAGCCGCAACGGCACCAGTATCAAGCTTCGGGTCTACCAGCTATTGCGGGAGCATGGAGCGCCCATGCACGCATCGGCCATCGTTGACGCGCTGAAGGCGCAAAACGTGGCGCTGAGCGAGAAAGACCCTCGCGCCGTGGTAGTTACAGCAGCACGGCGCTTGATCAAGGAAGGCAGGGCTGAGAAGGTCGGCCCAAATACGTTTCAGGCAGTAGGAGAGTAGGCAAAGACGGGACGCCCCAGCTACCAACTAGAAGCGTCCCGTCCAAGTGTTTCGAGAGCCGGTGGCGAAGTGGTTAACGCGCAGGGCCTGCACCCCTGTATGCACGGGTTCGACCCCCGTCCGGCTCTCCTACCAATAAGGATCATACCATGCACAGCGAACCCAAGAGGAAGGGTGATCTCCAATCTCTCGTTGACGGAACCCTGACCGAGGCCGACGCCCGCGCCCTGCTGGAAAGCTGGCGCTGGCCCAATGGCATCGTCTGCCCGCTGCCTCACTGCGGCGGCTCGGGGGCCTACCGCATCGAGGGGAAGGCCAAGAAGCTGAAGTCAGGGCGGATGCAAGGCCCGCGCTCCCTCTACAAGTGCAAAGCCTGTAAGCGCCAGTTCAGCGTCACCAAGGGCACGATCTTTGAGGACTCCAAAGTACCGCTCCGCACATGGCTGATCGTCATGTACCGCATGTGCTCGTCAAAGAAGGGCGTCTCCGCTCGCCAAATCGGGCGCGAGTTTGGCTTGACCCCTGAAAGCGCATGGTTTCTCTGTCACCGCGTCCGCCACGCGATGCGCGATCAGGACACTACACCGCTGTCAGGCATCGTCGAGGCCAACGAAACATGGATCGGCGGGCGTCCGCGCGGCCACCGTCTCCACCGCGCCGCTGCGATCCACAGGGCCAAGTACAAGGGCGAGAAGTCGCCGCGCACCATCGACATGGAGCGCAAGACTCCTGTGTTCGGCATACGGGAACGTGGCGGGCGCGTGCGCGTCATGCCGATGCCGGGGATCACACAACACCAGGTCGAGCGCAAGCTGCTAGAAAATCTGCTACGCGGAAAGACGCGGCTGATCACCGACGAGCACAAGTACTACCACTGGATAAGCGGAGCCTTCCCGCATGACGTGATCCGCCATAACTCGGAGTACGTGCGCGGCGACATTCACACCCAAGGGATCGAGTCGTTCTGGTCGATCCTGAAGCGCGGGATCATAGGGACGTATCACCACGTCGATGCTGGCTACCTCGGCCCGTACACCGCCGAGTTTGCCTTCCGGCACAACACGCGGGAGATAACCGACGCAGAGCGGTTCAGGGCGTTGATCGGCCAGATCGAGGGCCGCGTTGACTGGTACCTCGGGAAGCAGGCTTCCGCTTCGGCTTCGGAG
The sequence above is a segment of the Dehalococcoidia bacterium genome. Coding sequences within it:
- a CDS encoding NUDIX domain-containing protein, with the protein product MVRPEDTSTPLVAVVVVILTVVEDDLCVLLIRRSGEPFREFWALPGGFLAEGESLDAAAARKLFDETGVRDVYLEQLFTFGELSRGDDARRGVAVAYFALVQHGQVRLRQTEAWQPAWHNAHALPRLAFDNNIVVDYAIRRLRSKLEYTNVAYSLLAKQFTLSELQQVYQAILDRELDKRNFRRRMLSLGIIKPAGGTRMEGAHRPAQLYTFVRREPMTV
- a CDS encoding RNase H family protein, coding for MSCRKGPRSAPRTTEAALTAYTAGPQDGIFTDGGCDPNPGPGGWGAVKVIDGEITDERHGHAPNTTNNQMELRALIEAFKMAGPDEEIAVYSDSQYCVSTINIWG
- a CDS encoding DegT/DnrJ/EryC1/StrS family aminotransferase, whose product is MPNLAVKGGTPLRTKPWPAWPQFDHRETEELTRVVESGNWGGFPSPNAVGGEFARKFADFHGAKHGITTTGGTTALEIALRAAGLERGDEFLVPALTFYATAFAGLVQGFKPVFVDIESDTWCIDVTQIERHITPDTRAILPVHLGSRMADMDAIGEIARKHDLKVIEDCAHMHGGFWRGKGAGTLGDAGAFSFQSSKLMTCGEGGIIITNDDDMAARCAAYMNSGRGDTADRTNAEGTILGWNYRMTEFQAAVLLAQLERLPRQIETRNRNIEHFERRIAGIEGVSTLPHDDRVTARSGYGVVLRYDADAWGGASRNRFARALYAEGMRIEAAFYVPVYKSPLFAWKDASIDVDYSETSCPIAERAAFKQMIWLPHDIFLGSESDIDDLCNAIEKIRTHIDELAD
- a CDS encoding aspartate aminotransferase family protein — protein: MDDWRAKEAKYFMRAGKRMDLLAVRGEGSYLYDETGKQYLDFFGGPATISLGHSHPVIVNALIDQAQQLIHVSNQFYSIPQLRLAELLIEHSCFDRVYFMNSGAEANEGALKLARKWGKEKKAGAFEFIVTENSFHGRTLQMITAGGTERYKAPFAPLPEGFVHVPFNDVAAVKRATSSKTVAVFIEPIQGEGGINVPDDDYFRQLRGWCDDQGILLIFDEVQTGCGRLGELFAYQVYGVEPDIMTLGKGIGGGVPLSAFLAKEHAAVFTPGDHGSTYGGEPLTTRVGYEVMNYIIENDVPAKVRRDGETVARRLNSLVDRCPHVTEARGKGLMWAVQFTTDIGERVTNAALAAGLIVNNVRPNAVRLAPPLTIGEDELEQGLAILEHIIEAEAPSPPK
- a CDS encoding IS1595 family transposase, with the translated sequence MHSEPKRKGDLQSLVDGTLTEADARALLESWRWPNGIVCPLPHCGGSGAYRIEGKAKKLKSGRMQGPRSLYKCKACKRQFSVTKGTIFEDSKVPLRTWLIVMYRMCSSKKGVSARQIGREFGLTPESAWFLCHRVRHAMRDQDTTPLSGIVEANETWIGGRPRGHRLHRAAAIHRAKYKGEKSPRTIDMERKTPVFGIRERGGRVRVMPMPGITQHQVERKLLENLLRGKTRLITDEHKYYHWISGAFPHDVIRHNSEYVRGDIHTQGIESFWSILKRGIIGTYHHVDAGYLGPYTAEFAFRHNTREITDAERFRALIGQIEGRVDWYLGKQASASASE